One window of the Natrinema sp. CBA1119 genome contains the following:
- a CDS encoding isochorismate synthase MenF: MDRSSGEGRLAGETESADGAVELVSRSRDLGSVSVSSILDGNADSRIQWADPDGLELVGRGVAVRFTADGTDRFDRIRSQASRAFDRLTHDGPAAARPRAIGGFSFHDGHEPAAPWAGFDAASFVVPQILVTRTDDRTWLTAVGSRADEAEDRLERWHDRLSALSTTRPSASPPGVAGTRRTTSPAEWTDQVETVLKRIAAGRLAKVVLAQALWVDLEGPIDVPATLELLGRQYPNCYRFLVAHDVGDTFFGAPPERLVSKRGDRVETEALAGSVPRGETPAEDETHVERMRADAKFQHEHGLVVDAIREQLAPFARDLTVREQTIRRLATIQHLQTPIEATLEGDRHVLEIVEALHPTPAVGGVPPDAAWETIRDAEPFDRGWYAAPVGWFDADGDGEFAVALRSGVASDETVTLFAGNGIVADSDPGDEWDEVQLKFRPILDELQ; the protein is encoded by the coding sequence TCGGGCGAGGGCCGACTGGCTGGTGAGACCGAGTCGGCGGATGGTGCCGTCGAACTCGTCAGCCGGAGCCGCGACCTGGGGAGTGTTTCCGTCAGTTCGATCCTTGACGGAAACGCAGACTCACGCATTCAGTGGGCCGATCCCGACGGTCTCGAACTCGTCGGTCGAGGTGTCGCCGTTCGGTTTACCGCGGACGGTACCGACAGATTCGATCGAATTCGATCGCAGGCGAGCCGAGCGTTCGACCGGCTCACACACGACGGGCCCGCGGCGGCCCGACCGCGAGCGATTGGCGGCTTTTCGTTTCACGACGGCCACGAGCCGGCTGCCCCCTGGGCCGGCTTCGACGCGGCCTCGTTCGTCGTTCCGCAGATCCTCGTGACCCGCACCGACGACAGGACGTGGTTGACAGCCGTCGGAAGCCGAGCGGACGAGGCCGAGGACCGCCTCGAGCGCTGGCACGACCGCCTGTCGGCGCTGTCGACGACGCGACCGAGCGCTTCGCCACCCGGCGTCGCGGGAACGCGGCGCACTACCTCGCCGGCGGAGTGGACCGATCAGGTCGAAACCGTTCTCAAACGAATCGCTGCGGGACGGCTCGCGAAAGTCGTCCTCGCGCAGGCCCTTTGGGTCGACCTCGAGGGGCCGATCGACGTTCCCGCGACGCTCGAGCTGCTGGGACGCCAGTACCCCAACTGTTACCGATTTCTGGTCGCTCACGATGTCGGCGATACGTTCTTCGGTGCACCGCCGGAACGACTCGTTTCGAAACGCGGCGACCGCGTCGAGACGGAGGCGCTGGCCGGCTCGGTCCCCCGAGGTGAGACGCCGGCCGAAGACGAGACACACGTCGAACGGATGCGGGCCGACGCGAAGTTCCAGCACGAGCACGGGCTCGTCGTCGACGCGATCCGCGAACAGCTCGCTCCGTTCGCACGGGATCTCACCGTCCGCGAACAGACGATTCGCCGGTTGGCGACCATTCAACACCTGCAGACGCCGATCGAGGCGACGCTCGAGGGCGATCGTCACGTCCTCGAGATCGTCGAGGCGCTTCATCCGACGCCTGCGGTCGGCGGCGTCCCGCCCGACGCGGCCTGGGAGACGATCCGCGACGCGGAGCCGTTCGATCGGGGCTGGTACGCCGCGCCGGTCGGCTGGTTCGACGCCGACGGCGACGGCGAGTTCGCGGTGGCGCTTCGCTCCGGCGTCGCGAGCGACGAGACGGTGACGCTGTTCGCGGGGAACGGAATCGTCGCCGACAGCGATCCCGGCGACGAGTGGGACGAAGTACAGCTGAAGTTCCGGCCGATCCTCGACGAATTACAGTAG
- the menD gene encoding 2-succinyl-5-enolpyruvyl-6-hydroxy-3-cyclohexene-1-carboxylic-acid synthase: MTAPNRATLWGRVLADELAKSGLEAVCLAPGSRSTPLTVAVAEHSEIDVYSHLDERAAAYFALGRARRTGEPTALVCTSGTAAANFHPAVMEADRARVPLLVLTADRPPELRDSGANQTVDQVKLYGDAVRWDAELPAPEADERKGRSLRTTAARALAETSGVEPGPVHLNCPFRKPLEPIDVPGDVPESFTETLAGRGRDGPFVETTGGTRALADDDHRRLLDALEAADRPLFVAGPADPAALADLEPAAVTELADRLGAPILADPLSGLRFGPHVGSAGGENSEGSRSIYGGYDAYVDELPSPDAVLRFGASPTSKPLRHWLRDADARQFLIDPAGAWREATFTATDLLAADPGAVIDGLLEAIAENERAEGEHTDSTTSATVDRDWRTRFDAAERRHWEVRDGALTAGALESEPFEGAILAAVFSNAPDPATVFVSNSMPIRDADRFGRPRAADLTVLGNRGASGIDGITSTALGAGSATDDPLVLVTGDLAFYHDSNGLLAVDRCDVDATIVLLDNDGGGIFHKLPIEEFDPPFTQQFKTPHGLEFDALGETYGLEFERVAPADFAAAYRRSLEAAGTQVLAIEFDSETNHRRRDALEERVTEGVASALEDDAVGSSD, from the coding sequence ATGACCGCACCCAACCGCGCGACCCTCTGGGGTCGCGTCCTCGCCGACGAACTCGCAAAGAGCGGCCTCGAGGCCGTCTGTCTCGCGCCCGGCAGCCGATCGACGCCGCTGACGGTCGCCGTCGCCGAGCACTCCGAGATCGACGTCTACTCGCACCTCGACGAGCGCGCCGCGGCCTACTTCGCGCTCGGCCGCGCACGGCGCACCGGCGAGCCGACGGCGCTGGTCTGTACCTCCGGGACGGCCGCGGCGAACTTCCACCCCGCGGTGATGGAGGCCGATCGGGCCCGCGTCCCGCTGCTGGTTCTGACGGCAGACCGGCCGCCCGAACTGCGCGACAGCGGGGCGAATCAGACCGTCGATCAGGTCAAACTCTACGGCGACGCGGTCCGCTGGGACGCTGAACTACCAGCACCTGAGGCCGACGAGCGAAAAGGGCGTAGCCTCCGAACGACCGCAGCGCGGGCGCTGGCCGAAACGAGCGGCGTCGAGCCCGGGCCGGTCCACCTCAACTGTCCGTTCCGAAAGCCTCTCGAGCCGATCGACGTGCCCGGTGACGTCCCCGAGTCGTTCACCGAGACGCTGGCCGGAAGGGGACGGGACGGGCCGTTCGTCGAAACGACCGGCGGGACGCGAGCGCTCGCGGACGACGACCACCGACGGCTGCTGGATGCGCTCGAGGCGGCCGACCGGCCGCTGTTCGTCGCGGGACCCGCCGATCCGGCGGCTCTCGCCGACCTCGAGCCCGCAGCCGTCACCGAACTCGCCGACCGGCTCGGCGCACCGATACTCGCGGATCCGCTCTCGGGGCTTCGGTTCGGCCCGCACGTCGGGTCGGCGGGCGGGGAGAACAGCGAGGGATCGCGCTCGATCTACGGGGGCTACGACGCCTACGTCGACGAACTGCCGTCGCCGGATGCGGTCCTCCGGTTCGGGGCCTCTCCGACGTCGAAACCCCTCCGACACTGGCTCCGGGATGCCGACGCCCGGCAGTTCCTGATCGATCCCGCAGGTGCGTGGCGCGAGGCGACGTTCACCGCGACGGACCTGCTGGCGGCCGATCCCGGGGCCGTCATCGACGGGCTGCTCGAGGCGATCGCGGAGAACGAACGCGCCGAGGGCGAGCACACCGATTCGACGACGAGCGCGACGGTCGACCGCGACTGGCGCACCCGGTTCGATGCGGCCGAACGACGCCACTGGGAGGTCCGAGACGGGGCGCTCACGGCGGGTGCGCTCGAGTCGGAGCCGTTCGAGGGCGCGATCCTCGCAGCCGTCTTTTCGAACGCGCCGGACCCGGCGACGGTGTTCGTCTCGAACAGCATGCCGATCCGGGACGCCGACCGGTTCGGCCGGCCGCGAGCGGCCGACCTGACGGTGCTCGGCAACCGCGGTGCGAGCGGGATCGACGGGATCACGAGCACGGCGCTCGGGGCCGGCAGCGCGACCGACGACCCGCTCGTGCTCGTCACCGGCGACCTCGCCTTCTACCACGATTCGAACGGGCTGCTCGCCGTCGATCGCTGCGACGTGGACGCGACGATCGTGCTGCTGGACAACGACGGCGGCGGTATCTTCCACAAACTCCCGATCGAGGAGTTCGATCCCCCCTTCACGCAGCAGTTCAAAACGCCCCACGGCCTCGAGTTCGACGCGCTCGGGGAAACGTACGGTCTCGAGTTCGAGCGCGTGGCTCCCGCGGACTTCGCGGCCGCCTACCGCCGATCGCTCGAGGCCGCGGGCACGCAAGTCCTCGCCATCGAATTCGATTCCGAAACGAACCACCGGCGACGCGACGCGCTCGAAGAACGAGTTACGGAGGGGGTCGCGAGCGCGCTCGAGGACGATGCTGTCGGCAGTTCGGACTGA